In a single window of the Streptomyces sp. HUAS ZL42 genome:
- a CDS encoding ANTAR domain-containing protein, which translates to MELLQEKEQLAHAMESRPVIDMARGVLIASFACQPEDAWEILVTVSQHANVKLREVADAVTAAATGKPMPTELQDHLAAAVQTWQAGHEHGSSG; encoded by the coding sequence GTGGAGCTGCTGCAGGAAAAGGAGCAGCTCGCGCACGCGATGGAGAGCCGGCCGGTCATCGACATGGCCCGCGGGGTCCTGATCGCGAGCTTCGCCTGTCAGCCGGAGGACGCCTGGGAAATCCTGGTGACTGTTTCCCAGCATGCCAACGTCAAGCTGCGGGAGGTAGCCGACGCGGTCACGGCGGCCGCAACCGGCAAGCCGATGCCGACCGAGCTCCAGGATCATCTGGCTGCGGCCGTACAGACATGGCAGGCCGGACATGAGCACGGATCCTCGGGGTAG